AACTCAACTAAAAatacgaaaaaaaaaaagaaaaaaaatatcagtgcaATGAACAGTCTAGCAAAGAAATTACACTGAGCCCCAGTCATCTCACTCTAATTTCCAAACCGACCCTCAAACCACACAAACTAACAACTCACCCTTCTGGAGATTTTGAGCTGATTTCTGAAACAGTGAATGTTCAGCCTCAAAGTAAACTGATTTTTAGATGGTAATTATCATGATTCTTACTTGATCTATTAATGTCTTCGTCACACTGGACCAGAAAGTCTTGCAGTTCCTGTTCAGACAGGATGCATTCCTTGCCTGCAGGTTCACAGCAGACAATAAGTCAAGGTGATTTGTGGCACTGAGGTGCAGCACATCACATAATAAAAAGATGACGAGACTTGTTTCCCTTTGCATTCCTTCAGCACTGTTGTGGGACAAGgaggtgctgctcccagccaggtgGCCATGCCATGCTATGGATGGCATTACCAATGGAGAAGTATCTTGAGATAGGTAGTAAAATATCTCACAGAAGGAGGAAACACTTTAGTCAGTATCCCAAATGCCACAAAGTAGGAACAAGCACAGTGTTCCCATCCAGAGACCTCCAGCTTGGCTGACCTCTCCCTGCAGACCCCGACTGTCTCACTCTGATATGCTCCCACTGACTTGACAAAATCAGTCTTCTTCCCtcctggaagagcagaggaaggtgGAGAGAACTCCACAAGTTCTTCCTGGGatagttttaaaacaaaaggcagagctgaggtgcTCTCTGACTTCAGGCAGCTTTAATCCCTGCCGGTGTTTCTCTGTGAAGCTGCTCTGAGGTGTTTGCTCTCAGCTCACCTCCATTTTCCTGagccctgcagaccccaggCCAAGAAGGAGCTTTCTTTAGAGTTGTACTGATGTGCCTCCCCCATAAAATCCAGCTGTGTTCCTAAGCCCAGAACAGCTGGGGGCAGGTGCCACACCTCAGCCCCTCCACCTGCCCAAAGTGTGCCTGCACTCCTGTGACAGTTTTATTCAAATAGCCAATGTGCAAACAGTGATACAAAAATCAAATTCTAGCACTCTCCACCCATTTCAGGTCTTTCCTGTCCCCAAATACATCAGCCTGAGAGCCCAGACACTCCAAAGTGAAGCACAGGGCAGACAAGCCCCTTCTCTCTCCCGAAATAAAACTTCACCACTAAGGCACATCTTACCCAGAGCCACCACCTGTGTGACAAATGTTCTCCAGAGCACATCAGTACTTTTAAATCTACCACAAACAAATCATTCTGCTCAGACCTCAGATGACACAGAACTGAAGCACAGTCAGTACACTCAAGACTTAAGAACAGAAGTGAAGATATTTTCTCCCCATTTAACTCTCCTTAACTGGTACCTTTACTGCTATTTTTGAATCCTTGTTATCCTTCCACCACcctgtgaaaaaacaaaaatcaatgcATTCATAAAGGCCACTGCACATGCACCAGGACAGAACAGAGAACTCTGTCATTTCCAAAGACACTCTCAGGAGTTACTGAGAGGGTGATATTTCTAGACTAATATTTGTTAACAATCAGAATTACATCATCCTACAGCAGAACTGAGCAGACAAGAAAGAGTTTCTGCAGAACtgcacagcttttatttctctcctgaTACAGTTGAAGGACAGggcaagggaaacaaaacatCAAGGCAGAAGATTAAAAATTCAGAGCATCTAAAAGACAATCCTCTCCATTTTAACCAAAATACAGATTAgcctttttcctgtttgaatgGCAGTAATTGCCATAATGGCACTTCTACAACTCtatccattttatttctgttccctCACACTCTTTATTCAAAAGAATTTCACAGTTGAAATCAAAGTTTCTAGGAAGTAggagctttttctcctttgcttgtTGTAGCAGAGACTCTGattaataggaggctggacagagcaaacGACACGTCTCAACCAATGTGGCTACCATGTCATTCTCCCCTTTATTGTTTCTGGACAGCGAATTGTATAGATTCACAACATAGTTTACAATTACAGGGCATACAAGGAATGCAAACAagccttatttatcttagtcttaaggtggctatATTGTCAGTGCTataattctacatttagaaacccattattCCCTGGTACACCTTAAtatgaaatgtgaatttctaGTGAATTTTTTACTGCGCCACTGCGGCCTGCAGGCCCCGTGGGCCCTGGAggcccacaggctctgcaggccaaggggcccagtctggaattgctcaaccTTCACTCCAagtataaatcatgtcctcgaTCTCCGCAACAGCTTGTCTTACCCCTGTATGTACACAGCAGTTTTAGAGTGCCAAGTCTGCAATTTGTCTCCTGAAGGAGGCTGATTCTGCACTCTGACTGGGAAAGTGCATCCACAAATCTGGACACAGATGTTGGCAAACAGATTGTATTAACCAATGGGTTTTATGCACTTTATTgattaaaaagacaaatgagTAAAGGTCTAAGGAAAAAGTATTCCCTAATAACCATCCTTAATGGTCTCTTACTGCAGGAAAGACATTGAGAGGCTGGAGACAGGGAAGGGAAtgaagctggggaaggggctggagcaccaggagaggctgagggagctgggaaaggggctcagcctagagaaaaggaggctcaggggggaccttctggctctgcacaactccctgacaggatgggacagctggggagggctcgggctctgctcccagggagcaggggcaggatgagAAGGAACAGCTTCAAGCTGCACCAGGATgggttcaggttggatatcaggaaatattttgtcacTGAAAGGGTTATAAAACAttagaacaggttgcccagggcaggggtggaatcaccatccctggaagtgttcaaaaaacttgtggatgtggcccttggggacatggtttagtggtgaccATGCTGATGCTGGCCTGTGTGGAGGTGGATGAGTCTGCCAggcctctgccctggagggatgTCCCTTGAATGGAATGTGATAAGCTCATCTCAAACCCCTCCCCCCAGGAGAGAGAACCCTTAGATGAGGCAGTTCTCTCTCGGGTCAGAGCAAAGCACCCACAATGCTTTGATATACCTTTCCAACCCATTGATTCTTCCCCTTTGGTACCACCCCTGCTTTCCCCCATAAATACCCCAGAGTTTACCCTGCTCgacaaggagctgctgtccctggccaCCCCTTTGTAGGGTGCTGGATAATAAAAGCTACCCTGTGGAATCGCTACACGGCACTTGTCTCTCTGTCCCTGAGTCGGCCTGGGAGAACCTCgcaaggcagagctgaaatcactACTAAGAGCTGAAACCACTGCTCAGAGCTGATCACTTGCAGCCACTGGCTGCGCCTTGCTGAGGCTGCCCAGTGGTTGGAGGCTGCCTGAGACCCCCAGAAGGCTGTCTCTAGTGAGACCTCTCTCTCTGGGAAGGTTGCGGCTATCCGGGCTGGACCACAGACTCCACGGCTGTTCACAGGGCTGACAGTTGTACTCAGTGATCTTAAAGGTATTTTCAAACCTTAAGGATTCTTCTAAGATTAATAAACAGGCACCTTCACATCCttgaaagtttaaaatttaCTCCAGAAATGTCTTCTACAGCTGAGGTCATGTATCCAGCATGACCACAGTGCCCAACAACCCCCCAAGTGCTGCAGGCAGACACCAACATcaccccattcccagcccagtgctcccactgCCGAATCTGAGCTGGCTCTGGCACTCACCTGACCCCTAAAACAGCACTAAACACTAAAAAACAACCTCAGCAGCTGAATTTGTACCTGACAGGTCACACACCCGACCTGGATTACCTTACAACTGGATATTGGCTATGGATGGGGTGGCAGAGTactgggagggagggggaaaaccTCCCCATTTAGCTGTGAAACTATCCAAGGACAGTCCCCAGCTCCTTGGTGAGATGCCCTAAAAGGTCTAAGTGATGCTCTAAGTGATGAGGGGATGAGCCTTCCAGAaaagagctgcattttaaaaggccTCCTCAAGAGAATTAGcacttaggaaagaaaaaagatggatTGAGCACAACAGGATTTGTATAAAAGTACCAGTTCCTCTGGGAGATGCTCTCATAAAGTGCTCTCTGTATAAAAAGAAGTAAGTGATTGTATCAAACTCTGCAGAAAGTGGAAGTGCTTCAGCTGAGACCTAGAAAAGGTCTGAGAGAAAACACCATTAATGTGATGTCCTTAGATTCCTATTTATACAGGAAACACTGCCACACTCATACCTTTTGAAGactaaagaacagaaaataatcaagaaaggaaaatgttctggttacagcaggagaaagcaagaaaaggcTCTTCCATTGCCTAGACCTCGTTGCCAAgacagcagccactgccagtgGCTGTGCCATCTCCACAGACTGGGGAGTTTGGTTACCATGACAGACACTTCCCCAGTTGTTGCTTCTGACAGAGCTGGAGtgacagagcagcccctggagagCCTGGTTGTACCATCCCACCTGAGGCTGGATTTCTTGGTAAGAAGGCAGAACTGACACCTCTTCAAAGACAAGCTGGAAATGCTGAGCAGGAACTAAACAAATGAGTAggacagaggtttttttcttccctgacaAAAGCTGTTTCATACCTTGCGTTAATGGTTTGGAGTTGTCTGTGAATTGAGGACATCAAACTGGCTGATTCTGCTACTGTGAAATGACATTTATGTGGATAAAATTAGACTTGATCAAGTTCCTACAGCCAGCACTGACTAGTTCTGTGCATgtgcagagaagctgcagagggAATTACTCTCTTAAGCATTCAGTTACCTCAATTAACAACCACTTCACTTTCAATATAAAAAACATATTCTGAGCTCCAAACTCTCAGTTCTTATCAATTCAGATGTTGTATTTGAGCTAAGAGCATGATTTCTGCCTGGGTATCACCTCACACTGGATTATGACCTTGACCTGCTTTTAAAGATAGACATCAACTTCACCTCAACTGAAATACTGCACTTGCAGATAATGTTTGTATcaaagaaaaatggggaaaaaacatcCAAGGTAAATAGAactgacattttcaaaaatgcacttttatcAACTTTTCATTGCTTCACTTGATGCATTAGATACTTAAATGAAAATGTACTTACTGCTCTTTTTCTGGAACAACCTGTAATCCAAGGCACAGTAAGGTTTCCTGAAAtctgcagagaggaaggagaaaacagatcAGAAAACAAGAGCAGCTTAGGTTGCTGTGAGAGTCAATACTGAGACTTCAGCACTGTGCATTCAATTCTGAAACCAGTGTCTGTAAACAGGTTAAGATTCAAAACCAAAGCCACACTCACCTTTACTGCCAAGAATAAAACACTGTTTCTTTGGGTGAGGGCAAGATAACACGGTGATAACTTGGGTGTTTCTGTACTTTTAGTACCCCAAAACTTGGATTTCACAACAGCAGTTTGCCATCTCTCCCAAACTGGCAGGATGAGCAGATTGGAGCCAGACAAGGGCTGAGGACTGAGCTGCCCTCACATCTTTTTCAATTACAGCACTTCAACTTCCAGAAAAAATGTTCTCATGTTTGCCACTGAGCTGTTCAATGTCTGATGTTAAAGATTTGAGTACCAACAGAAAAATCAGGGATatcagaatgaagaaaaatggggaaagagTGTGAAGGCAAAGGAGAGCTGCTTCCATTCCTATTGCTTCTCCATCATTCCCAGAGGTCAgactttataaaataaaaatctgagagTGTTTTCCCTGACCATCTGAGGTATGTCATAGCCTGGAATATTGTAGGCTTATCTAAGATTCCATGTTCATCTTCTGCTGCAGACAAGTAATGTCTGAGAGCTTAAACATAGCTCTGGAGAGATCAATCGCCTCAAGTCATTACACACACATATGTGAGGAAAAAACCTGTGCACTTCTGCTGACTGAACCAAACTGCACTGAGAGTTTTTGCATTTACAAAGTGCTTCACTGATGGCTCTTGCAGGACAGCACAAcaagcacagcagcccaggTACAGGTGCCTGCTGCATAAGCACATAAAACACTATTATTCTTCAAGCTTTTAGCTGGAAGCACTTGGAGCTCACCCAAGGTCAGACACTTTCTCACTACAGCACAAAGAGGGTTGAGGGGGGCTGGAAAGGAGCACCTCCCCTCCCAAGGGCCAGCCTGCATCAGGTTTTGAGCctaaaatattgatttcttcactgcacacacacattttggAAATTCTATATAGAAAAGTTACATCTATTACAACCCTATATCCCACACAACAGCTTCACACCACAGAATCCACTGTAAAGGCACCCTGAGGAACTACCCAGGTGGCTCCTCTTCACTAATTTAAAGGGGGGGgggttacaaaaaaaaaaaaaaaaaaaaaaaaaaaaagtgcttttctaTGGGAATAAAGCAAAATCTACCTGGCAGAGCATTAAGGGTTGCTGGGAAGACAAATGCACACAGTTCTGAAAGGGATGAGGCCAAAACCAACCTAGCTCATCTTAAGAGAAGTCCCTGAAAGACAATGTGCATGGCACTGTCCTGAACTGCCTTTGTCAAACAGGCACAAGGGCTGGGCTTGGGAactaagtaaataaaaaatacacacattcTCAACAGTGTTCTTATCCCTTAGGGTTAGGGAAAGGAACCATGACTAAATCCCAATGCAGCCTGGAGGACAGCACAGATAACCTCTCTACTCCAACACACTCAAAGTCAAACTAAGACAAGCAAGTAGGCTGAAGAATTTGTTTACTGAAATTGCTCAGGCATTAAAATTGATCACTTaaataaatttagttttaaGTTACACTAACATGAATTTGATTAATTGAACCAGTAAGGAAGCTATAACTAATTGCTAATTAGATACCCCACCAATATATGACAGTAATCACTTCATCAAAACATGAATCACACAAACCTGACTTTGAAGAAGCATCTGCTTGGATGTTCAACTACTCCAATAATCATTTAGCTCAGgtttaatctatttttaaattcaagaagATTTCCCTAAGGATTTTCATCTCTGTGCTGATGGATAAATTAGCTAAACATAGGCAATAAAATTAACATAAACTGACtacaaaaaaatgaagtgtCATCCTGTACAAGCCTTCAATATGCGGCTACCAGGGGCTCAGTTGGACAGGTAGAAGTGCTAccacactgcagtgctgcctgcactggGTTTGAGAAGGAATTCTCTCCACTGAATGGCATAAAAGAAGCACAGCCTGCAGAACGGTGAACCTATTGCTTAACAGCTGCCAACTTTGAAAGGAAACAGCATTTAGCTACAACCTCGGCTTTGAGGTTTGAATACAGAGATAAACTAATGGATTACCTGgtaattattttggttttgtgacAGCCTCATTTGACTTGAAGATGtgaaatgaggagaaaaggTACTTCTGGCTGCGTTTGCAGTGTTATAAATCGTGCTGGATGTGGTGTGCAATGAGGTCCGTGCAGGCAGGTGGAACTCTCTGCTGTGGTAGAGGAGATTGTCAGGCacatccctggcactgcccagctgtgccccacagcCCGCActgcggcccggcccggccgtgCTTTGGTTGTACCCGCGGCCGGAGCCGCTGCCCTCACAGTATCTGGAGTAGCTCTGGATCTGCGCTCCCATGGAGGCCAGCTCCTCCTCCCGGGCGTACTCGTCATCCACGTTGCCTGTCTCCATTGCAATGGACAGGCAGCTGCCCTCCAGGGAGGGATGTTTCTGCGTTGTGCTCCCCGCCACGAGCCGCTGGGGCTTATCCGTGACCGCCAGCGAGAACACCTCGCGGATCTCCAGGTTCTGGGTGCCACACGCAGGGTGCCTGGGGTGACCCCTCGGCCCGGGGGGCACGTGTGACGCCGGGGCCACGTGCTCGGGTTTCTGCAAGCGCTGGCACCCCAAGGGCTCGGCCTTGCAGGGCCTGTGGCAAATCATGGGTTTGTGAGGTAACACCAGCTCTGCCGTCTGCACCGAGGAGCCGCCGTAGCTTTTCTTTGTGTGACTGTAGATGGAGTTTGCGGAATTGAGCACGCTCGTTTGCCTGGACAGAATAATGGTCTTTTCCCCCACTAAGAGGGAAGCGTTCTTACAGTGGGGTACTTGCCGTCCCagagggatgtgctgctgctggaagtcTGTGTCGCTCTTGCCCAGGAGCCGTGGGATGGAGGTTTTGTGTAGCTCTGCCACAGAGGCATCCATGTGCTTggtggctctgggctggcccGACGAGCTGGCAGGGCTGTAGATACCAGTCACTATCACGTCGTTATTAGAAGAGGTCCAAGAGGATTGCTGGCTTTGGGATCGAGCAATATTCACCACAtttctcactgctgcttccGGGGGCACGGAGGGAGTGGAAGGGGCAGTCCCCGGGGGGGTGCCCCCAGATTCCACAGCGCTCTTGCTGCTCATCTTCCGCCGCTTGTTGCCAACCCATGTCTGCAAACAACGGCAGCaaacacaacaaacacaaaacaaggcatcaaagaggcagaaaaaaattagcaattCTATTTTTAAGCAGATCTGATGACATGTTAAGTGCTCGAGTTGCGATCTAAGTTTACAAATATGTAAATCATGTACTGATTATGCAGTGAACATGACGGGGTGGAAATACAGGCCTGAACAATACAGGGTAGAAATCCAGGCCTCTCCTCCTTGGGATCTACAACTCATACATGGGACAACCCCAGTCTCAATTCTGAAGCCCCAGCTTCTCAAAAATCCTGAGACTCTCGTGCCTCCTGTCTTGAAGTTACCCTCAAGATTTATTTCATTGACACCACCATGACTGATTTcctacaggaaaacaaacatccCTGCCATACATAATTCCGCTATACtaatttttttgtcagattTTACAAAATGTCTAATTTGAGGCACAATTTGTAACATGCAGTAAAATGTCAGTTACTGGTCAGCTTTGCCTCTGCTGAGAGTCCCATTCTCCTGATCGATTGTATTTAAGGAATTCATGTGCCTATTATAATCCTATTTGCAAGTGCCAGCTGCAACTCAAGTATCATTTTGCAAAGAACTAATCACAGACCAAGagttttataggaaaaaaaataaaaaaaaggaaaaaagggggcattaggagaagcagaaatgagGGGTGGAGGGGTGTAAGGAAGAGAAAGGTAAGATCATGCTAAAATATGACAAATGCAGTGCGACGGTGTGGTGCTTCTCTCGGGGCTTTTGCCCTCTTTCCTTGGCTAGCTCTGGCACTGGCATCACAAAATGTACAGTACTGTATTCTGGAATACAGTTCTGATCCTGTAGgttcttgcctcagcagaagcatgaacaatgtgagaaataaagggatggaaCTCCAGTGGGGGACTTCAACTGGATTTTATTAAATTCCTTTCACCCAGGAGTCAGCCCACCAAAGCTGACTAAACTCGCGGGTTTTCACCTTAAATATGGGGGTGGAGGAGTGGGGAGGATACAACTTGGAACCAATCGAGAATGGGAAACGAGTGACCCCGAACATAAAGGACAACTTATAGGACAAATCAAGGgacaaagggggaagggggactTGGACCCCATCAACCACTCAACATCCTCACCAAAACTTTCTAGAGATGAGGGTGAGGCTTcaaagtgacaggcaggacTCAGGTGTCACATAAACGATGActgattaataacaataactggggtaaaccataaTGGGGTAAAACatggggtacatggaacaaaccattataaaacaaagaacaaaagcatgcagaaacttGGTAAAACCCAAAATGCACCACAACAATGCAGGACAAACACTGGTTCAGTTTCCATTGCACTTCCTAAGTAAGAAAAAGTTTAAGTGCTGCAGATCACAGCTCAGAAAGGGAACACAAGGAATGATACTTGattgcaggaaggaaaatggagagggaaaggaaacatGAAGATGGAGAGAACTGCAAGGAGAGGGGAGCTGAACTGCCTCTTCTAGGACATTCAGTCAGCACAAAAATAGCaaaccagccctggctgcaccaTCAGCATCCAGATTCCTGTTACAActgcctgcctgccccaggagccTGAATCCCTGGCTGACTTTCACAGCTTCTACCACCTCGAGTTGAAAAAGTAACTTCTAATGCTTCCAGAGTGTTCTGAGGGAGGGGAATACAGGCAAGAATTTGGGAGCAAAGTTGTTATTGTCAATGTGCCACTGTTAAACCAATAAAAAACCAACCTAGACTGGTCCCACTTGCTCCTCCTCAGTGTCCAgtgtcagagcagctcctgggagctccACTAtcctttgttatttttccatctAATGCCTCAGGATTTCTATTTCTGCCCTCAGACAACAGCCATTTTGTTGTCTAGTGTTTCACAAAGGGATTATTATTTCCCTTCCCATGGAATTCATAGACTCTGGAAGAGCTCCTGTTAGCACTGGGACATTCTtgttttacaggaaaagaatgtcctcactgtaaataaaaacaagggACCACAATATTTATGATTGTGATGTGGAATACGAGTGTGACAGAGTGCATCAAAAGAAACAGTTTCACAATTGTTTCCCccaaatatattaatttatagaAACTTATTTAGcttaaaaatagtttcttgATAACATGACCTTGCTTTGATACATTATACAAAGTTTCTATAGGCAAATCAACTTATAATTTTatgaataataatttaaaaaatcccaataaaagacaaagaacaaaaatgacTCCTTGTGCAACCCAGGCCCCTGCTAAATTCAACAGTCATGTGAagatatttcagtgaaaacaaactCTAAATAGGCTCACCGGGTAAAAATaggctcacacacacacactgaagtCTGATTTAAGACAAGGATAAGGTTAGACTCCAGACCTCTCTATATTTTATGTAAAGCAATGAATGTGTATGCTTAACAAATTTGAAAGGCTCCAGTACTTACCCTGACCACGCTGAAATCCAGTTTAGTTTCTTGTGCACACTGTAAAATGAGCTGAAAGCAATTTTTACTTTGATTTGTCATTCCATTTTCATAGTAACGCTGTAATATCCTTTGTTGCTCTACAGTAAATACAGAACGCAGAttcatctgaaaggaaaaggagatacTATGAAAGCTGGAATGGAAACTGCAACACTTGCAAGATCCACAGGCTCCTGCTCCTTGGCTTTGTCAAAAGTGGCGCTCAGGATGTGGATGCTGACAGCCAGGTCAGAGAGAGATATTTTCAAGtatcaggcagcagcagagtctgTGGGAAAGCAAGTCACATAACTTTCCCACACTGGCCTGAGAAACTGTAAGAAGGTATTAAAACAACCTTTGCAGCTGGTGTTTTGAACTAGCTGTTTACTTGCAAGGTGTTTAAGAAGAGGTGTTATTTCTGGTTAGCCAGTGGTGGTGAGGTGTTGGTTTGAGGACCAATCATGTTCTGCTCTCTTGGAACTGTCTACAAAAGGATGGGATGTCGAATAAAGAGGGTCTCGCCTTCTGAGAAGACCTGAGTCGTGTGTCATTATTCAGCCATCCCTAATACAATAGCTGTTGCAGTCTGTTCAAGTTGTAGTGTTACAGGGATGGTTCTGTACCCCGTGTTTAGTCTGAGTCTGGGATTTTGTCCCAAAAGTTGTCTGCTCTCCCAGAGCTGTCAGTTCTGTCAGAACTCAACccttttcctgaagtttctACCAATCTCTGTCATATCATTCGTCCgtataatttgttttccttttactgGTTTTCTATTTGCTTGAGACTCTCCCAAGTTctcctcccccctcccctgaTTGGTCGAAAGTCACTACTTGCCCCTTAATCCTGTCTGTTTAAAACCTGCTGCACCTGGCGCTCGGGGTGGGTCTGTCTCAGGCTATCCAGAAGAATAAACCGAAAAGATTATCAAAGCCATTGAAGGAGCAGGATTTGAAATCACAACAGAGAAGATCCAGCGCACCTGCCCATGGACATACCTTGGACTCCAGATAGGTGAATGGATGATCGCATCCCAGCAGCTCACCATCAAGGACAATCCAAGGACCCTGAGAGACCTTCAACAGCTCTGTGGCAGCATAAACTGGGTGTGTAACCTAATAGGGATCACAACTGAGGACCTTGCACCCATTTTAAACCTCCCGAGAGGCCCTGATGACCTCGATTCTCCACAAACCATCACACCAGAGGCCCAGAAAGTGATCTGAAAGGTATTGGAGGTGCTGTCCACAAGACAAGCACACTGTGCTGATCCTGCCCTGACTTTCCAATTTGTCATTTTGGGTAAGACACTCAGGTTTCATGGCCTCATTTTTCAGTGGGACCCCACTCTAAAGGATCAGCTCCTAATCATAGAGTGGGTGTTTCAATcacataaaccaaacaaaaccatcaCTACACCTCAGGAGCTTATGGCTCAGCTTATCATTAGGGCCAGAGCTCACCTCAGGACCTTAGCAGGATGTGAATTCACATGCATATATCTTCCTGTAACATTAAACAAGCTAGAACCTGTGCTCCAAACCAATGAACACCTCCAGTTCACCCTTGATAGCTACTCGGGTCAAATCTCTGTTCACCCACCAAAACATAAACtatttaaaacttgttttaatTTGGTTCCAAACTCATGGAAAAGTAGAACTCCCCTCAAGGCACTGACTGTGTTTACTGATGGTTCAGGGAGATCTCACAAGTCAGTTATGACTTGGAAAAATCCTGACACTCAGGAGTGGGAATCTGATGTCCAGATCGTTCAGGGATCTCCACAAATAGCAGAATTAGCAACTGTTGTTAGAGCCTTtgagaagttaaaaaaacctctaaattTAGTTACTGATTCAGACTATGTTGCCGGGATAGTCGAGAGGGCAGAACATTCTTTATTAAAGAAAGTGTCAAATCCAGATTTATACAGCTTGCTCTCGAAGTTAGtattcctcctctcccaccagGAGCAACCATACCACATTATGCATGTGAGGTCACACACTGACCTCCCTGGACCCATTACAGAAGGCAAACGGAGAGCTGACATTTTAGCAATGGCAACACAAGTTACTCTACCAGACATCTTTAATCAAGCTAAACTGAGCCGTCagttttttcatcaaaatgtaCCTGCCCTAGTCtggatatttaaaattacaagaGAACAAGCAAGAGCAATAGTGAATTCCTGTCCCAACTGCCAGAATTATGCATTGCCATCCATAGGGGCTGGGGTTAACCCCTGAGGCCTTGAGAGTTTAGAATTGTGGCAGACCGATGCCACACATTATGCACCCTTTGGGAGACTGAAATACATTCACATGtccataaatacatttttctaagGCTATATTTGCATCAGCACACTcaggagaaaagacaaaagatatCATCTG
This sequence is a window from Sylvia atricapilla isolate bSylAtr1 chromosome W, bSylAtr1.pri, whole genome shotgun sequence. Protein-coding genes within it:
- the LOC136373466 gene encoding highly divergent homeobox-like, whose protein sequence is MNLRSVFTVEQQRILQRYYENGMTNQSKNCFQLILQCAQETKLDFSVVRTWVGNKRRKMSSKSAVESGGTPPGTAPSTPSVPPEAAVRNVVNIARSQSQQSSWTSSNNDVIVTGIYSPASSSGQPRATKHMDASVAELHKTSIPRLLGKSDTDFQQQHIPLGRQVPHCKNASLLVGEKTIILSRQTSVLNSANSIYSHTKKSYGGSSVQTAELVLPHKPMICHRPCKAEPLGCQRLQKPEHVAPASHVPPGPRGHPRHPACGTQNLEIREVFSLAVTDKPQRLVAGSTTQKHPSLEGSCLSIAMETGNVDDEYAREEELASMGAQIQSYSRYCEGSGSGRGYNQSTAGPGRSAGCGAQLGSARDVPDNLLYHSREFHLPARTSLHTTSSTIYNTANAARSTFSPHFTSSSQMRLSQNQNNYQISGNLTVPWITGCSRKRALQDRTQFSDRDLATLKKYWDNGMTSLGSVCREKIEAVAAELNVDCEIVRTWIGNRRRKYRLMGIEVPPPRGGPADFSDQSEFVSKSALNPGEETATEVGDDNDRNDEVSICLSEGSSQEETNEALQNEEIGHKDNDQNPVSTDNVKIEILDDEESDLISNSEVDQMSSLLDYKNEEVRFIESQLESHKQKYFELQTFTRSLILAIKSDDKEQQQALLSDLPPELEEMDFNHTSLEPDDTSVSLSSLSEKNASDSL